In the Oncorhynchus keta strain PuntledgeMale-10-30-2019 chromosome 29, Oket_V2, whole genome shotgun sequence genome, one interval contains:
- the LOC127913451 gene encoding S-antigen protein-like isoform X12 — MSPNTTGEMSPNTTGEMCPNTTGEMSPNTTGEMSPNTTGEMSPNTTGEMSPNTTGEMSPNTTGEMSPNTTGEMSPNTTGEMSPNTTGEMSPNTTGETSPNTTGETSPNTTGETSPNTTGETSPNTTGETSPNTTGETSPNTTGETSPNTTGETSPNTTGETSPNTTGETSPNTTGETSPNTTGETSPNTTGETSPNTTGETCQNTTGETSPNTTGETSPNTTGETSPNTTGETSPNTTGETSPNTTLETSPNTTLETSPNTTGETSPNTTGETSPNTTGETSPNTTGETSPNTTGETSPNTSCRNWSVEATNKGACCSNAILNNFINSSWA, encoded by the exons ATGAGTCCAAATACTACAGGTGAGATGAGTCCAAATACTACAGGTGAGATGTGTCCAAATACTACAGGTGAGATGAGTCCAAATACTACAGGTGAGATGAGTCCAAATACTACAGGTGAGATGAGTCCAAATACTACAGGTGAGATGAGTCCAAATACTACAGGTGAGATGAGTCCAAATACTACAGGTGAGATGAGTCCAAATACTACAGGTGAGATGAGTCCAAATACTACAGGTGAGATGAGTCCAAATACTACAGGTGAGATGAGTCCAAATACTACAGGTGAGACGAGTCCAAATACTACAGGTGAGACGAGTCCAAATACTACAGGTGAGACGAGTCCAAATACTACAGGTGAGACGAGTCCAAATACTACAGGTGAGACGAGTCCAAATACTACAG GTGAGACGAGTCCAAATACTACAGGTGAGACGAGTCCAAATACTACAGGTGAGACGAGTCCAAATACTACAGGTGAGACGAGTCCAAATACTACAGGTGAGACGAGTCCAAATACTACAGGTGAGACGAGTCCAAATACTACAGGTGAGACGAGTCCAAATACTACAGGTGAGACGAGTCCAAATACTACAG GTGAGACGTGTCAAAATACTACAGGTGAGACGAGTCCAAATACTACAGGTGAGACGAGTCCAAATACTACAGGTGAGACGAGTCCAAATACTACAGGTGAGACGAGTCCAAATACTACAGGTGAGACGAGTCCAAATACTACATTGGAGACGAGTCCAAATACTACATTGGAGACGAGTCCAAATACTACAGGTGAGACGAGTCCAAATACTACAGGTGAGACGAGTCCAAATACTACAGGTGAGACGAGTCCAAATACTACAGGTGAGACGAGTCCAAATACTACAGGTGAGACGAGTCCAAATACTAGCTGTAGGAACTGGTCTGTGGAAGCCACAAACAAAGGAGCCTGCTGTTCCAATGCTATTTTAAATAATTTCATAAACTCAAGTTGGGCTTGA
- the LOC127913451 gene encoding S-antigen protein-like isoform X9: protein MSPNTTGEMSPNTTGEMCPNTTGEMSPNTTGEMSPNTTGEMSPNTTGEMSPNTTGEMSPNTTGEMSPNTTGEMSPNTTGEMSPNTTGEMSPNTTGETSPNTTGETSPNTTGETSPNTTGETSPNTTGETSPNTTGETSPNTTGETSPNTTGETSPNTTGETSPNTTGETSPNTTGETSPNTTGETSPNTTGETSPNTTGETSPNTTGETSPNTTGETSPNTTGETCQNTTGETSPNTTGETSPNTTGETSPNTTGETSPNTTGETSPNTTLETSPNTTLETSPNTTGETSPNTTGETSPNTTGETSPNTTGETSPNTTGETSPNTSCRNWSVEATNKGACCSNAILNNFINSSWA from the exons ATGAGTCCAAATACTACAGGTGAGATGAGTCCAAATACTACAGGTGAGATGTGTCCAAATACTACAGGTGAGATGAGTCCAAATACTACAGGTGAGATGAGTCCAAATACTACAGGTGAGATGAGTCCAAATACTACAGGTGAGATGAGTCCAAATACTACAGGTGAGATGAGTCCAAATACTACAGGTGAGATGAGTCCAAATACTACAGGTGAGATGAGTCCAAATACTACAGGTGAGATGAGTCCAAATACTACAGGTGAGATGAGTCCAAATACTACAGGTGAGACGAGTCCAAATACTACAGGTGAGACGAGTCCAAATACTACAGGTGAGACGAGTCCAAATACTACAGGTGAGACGAGTCCAAATACTACAGGTGAGACGAGTCCAAATACTACAG GTGAGACGAGTCCAAATACTACAGGTGAGACGAGTCCAAATACTACAGGTGAGACGAGTCCAAATACTACAGGTGAGACGAGTCCAAATACTACAGGTGAGACGAGTCCAAATACTACAGGTGAGACGAGTCCAAATACTACAGGTGAGACGAGTCCAAATACTACAGGTGAGACGAGTCCAAATACTACAGGTGAGACGAGTCCAAATACTACAGGTGAGACGAGTCCAAATACTACAGGTGAGACGAGTCCAAATACTACAG GTGAGACGTGTCAAAATACTACAGGTGAGACGAGTCCAAATACTACAGGTGAGACGAGTCCAAATACTACAGGTGAGACGAGTCCAAATACTACAGGTGAGACGAGTCCAAATACTACAGGTGAGACGAGTCCAAATACTACATTGGAGACGAGTCCAAATACTACATTGGAGACGAGTCCAAATACTACAGGTGAGACGAGTCCAAATACTACAGGTGAGACGAGTCCAAATACTACAGGTGAGACGAGTCCAAATACTACAGGTGAGACGAGTCCAAATACTACAGGTGAGACGAGTCCAAATACTAGCTGTAGGAACTGGTCTGTGGAAGCCACAAACAAAGGAGCCTGCTGTTCCAATGCTATTTTAAATAATTTCATAAACTCAAGTTGGGCTTGA
- the LOC127913451 gene encoding S-antigen protein-like isoform X2, with product MSPNTTGEMSPNTTGEMCPNTTGEMSPNTTGEMSPNTTGEMSPNTTGEMSPNTTGEMSPNTTGEMSPNTTGEMSPNTTGEMSPNTTGEMSPNTTGETSPNTTGETSPNTTGETSPNTTGETSPNTTGETSPNTTGETSPNTTGETSPNTTGETSPNTTGETSPNTTGETSPNTTGETSPNTTGETSPNTTGETSPNTTGETSPNTTGETSPNTTGETSPNTTGETSPNTTGETSPNTTGETSPNTTGETSPNTTGETSPNTTGETSPNTTGETSPNTTGETCQNTTGETSPNTTGETSPNTTGETSPNTTGETSPNTTGETSPNTTGETSPNTTGETSPNTTGETSPNTTGETSPNTSCRNWSVEATNKGACCSNAILNNFINSSWA from the exons ATGAGTCCAAATACTACAGGTGAGATGAGTCCAAATACTACAGGTGAGATGTGTCCAAATACTACAGGTGAGATGAGTCCAAATACTACAGGTGAGATGAGTCCAAATACTACAGGTGAGATGAGTCCAAATACTACAGGTGAGATGAGTCCAAATACTACAGGTGAGATGAGTCCAAATACTACAGGTGAGATGAGTCCAAATACTACAGGTGAGATGAGTCCAAATACTACAGGTGAGATGAGTCCAAATACTACAGGTGAGATGAGTCCAAATACTACAGGTGAGACGAGTCCAAATACTACAGGTGAGACGAGTCCAAATACTACAGGTGAGACGAGTCCAAATACTACAGGTGAGACGAGTCCAAATACTACAGGTGAGACGAGTCCAAATACTACAG GTGAGACGAGTCCAAATACTACAGGTGAGACGAGTCCAAATACTACAGGTGAGACGAGTCCAAATACTACAGGTGAGACGAGTCCAAATACTACAGGTGAGACGAGTCCAAATACTACAGGTGAGACGAGTCCAAATACTACAGGTGAGACGAGTCCAAATACTACAGGTGAGACGAGTCCAAATACTACAGGTGAGACGAGTCCAAATACTACAGGTGAGACGAGTCCAAATACTACAGGTGAGACGAGTCCAAATACTACAGGTGAGACGAGTCCAAATACTACAGGTGAGACGAGTCCAAATACTACAGGTGAGACGAGTCCAAATACTACAGGTGAGACGAGTCCAAATACTACAG GTGAGACGAGTCCAAATACTACAGGTGAGACGAGTCCAAATACTACAGGTGAGACGAGTCCAAATACTACAG GTGAGACGTGTCAAAATACTACAGGTGAGACGAGTCCAAATACTACAGGTGAGACGAGTCCAAATACTACAGGTGAGACGAGTCCAAATACTACAGGTGAGACGAGTCCAAATACTACAG GTGAGACGAGTCCAAATACTACAGGTGAGACGAGTCCAAATACTACAGGTGAGACGAGTCCAAATACTACAGGTGAGACGAGTCCAAATACTACAGGTGAGACGAGTCCAAATACTAGCTGTAGGAACTGGTCTGTGGAAGCCACAAACAAAGGAGCCTGCTGTTCCAATGCTATTTTAAATAATTTCATAAACTCAAGTTGGGCTTGA
- the LOC127913451 gene encoding S-antigen protein-like isoform X3 — MSPNTTGEMSPNTTGEMCPNTTGEMSPNTTGEMSPNTTGEMSPNTTGEMSPNTTGEMSPNTTGEMSPNTTGEMSPNTTGEMSPNTTGEMSPNTTGETSPNTTGETSPNTTGETSPNTTGETSPNTTGETSPNTTGETSPNTTGETSPNTTGETSPNTTGETSPNTTGETSPNTTGETSPNTTGETSPNTTGETSPNTTGETSPNTTGETSPNTTGETSPNTTGETSPNTTGETSPNTTGETSPNTTGETCQNTTGETSPNTTGETSPNTTGETSPNTTGETSPNTTGETSPNTTLETSPNTTLETSPNTTGETSPNTTGETSPNTTGETSPNTTGETSPNTTGETSPNTSCRNWSVEATNKGACCSNAILNNFINSSWA, encoded by the exons ATGAGTCCAAATACTACAGGTGAGATGAGTCCAAATACTACAGGTGAGATGTGTCCAAATACTACAGGTGAGATGAGTCCAAATACTACAGGTGAGATGAGTCCAAATACTACAGGTGAGATGAGTCCAAATACTACAGGTGAGATGAGTCCAAATACTACAGGTGAGATGAGTCCAAATACTACAGGTGAGATGAGTCCAAATACTACAGGTGAGATGAGTCCAAATACTACAGGTGAGATGAGTCCAAATACTACAGGTGAGATGAGTCCAAATACTACAGGTGAGACGAGTCCAAATACTACAGGTGAGACGAGTCCAAATACTACAGGTGAGACGAGTCCAAATACTACAGGTGAGACGAGTCCAAATACTACAGGTGAGACGAGTCCAAATACTACAG GTGAGACGAGTCCAAATACTACAGGTGAGACGAGTCCAAATACTACAGGTGAGACGAGTCCAAATACTACAGGTGAGACGAGTCCAAATACTACAGGTGAGACGAGTCCAAATACTACAGGTGAGACGAGTCCAAATACTACAGGTGAGACGAGTCCAAATACTACAGGTGAGACGAGTCCAAATACTACAGGTGAGACGAGTCCAAATACTACAGGTGAGACGAGTCCAAATACTACAGGTGAGACGAGTCCAAATACTACAGGTGAGACGAGTCCAAATACTACAGGTGAGACGAGTCCAAATACTACAGGTGAGACGAGTCCAAATACTACAG GTGAGACGTGTCAAAATACTACAGGTGAGACGAGTCCAAATACTACAGGTGAGACGAGTCCAAATACTACAGGTGAGACGAGTCCAAATACTACAGGTGAGACGAGTCCAAATACTACAGGTGAGACGAGTCCAAATACTACATTGGAGACGAGTCCAAATACTACATTGGAGACGAGTCCAAATACTACAGGTGAGACGAGTCCAAATACTACAGGTGAGACGAGTCCAAATACTACAGGTGAGACGAGTCCAAATACTACAGGTGAGACGAGTCCAAATACTACAGGTGAGACGAGTCCAAATACTAGCTGTAGGAACTGGTCTGTGGAAGCCACAAACAAAGGAGCCTGCTGTTCCAATGCTATTTTAAATAATTTCATAAACTCAAGTTGGGCTTGA
- the LOC127913451 gene encoding S-antigen protein-like isoform X6, with protein sequence MSPNTTGEMSPNTTGEMCPNTTGEMSPNTTGEMSPNTTGEMSPNTTGEMSPNTTGEMSPNTTGEMSPNTTGEMSPNTTGEMSPNTTGEMSPNTTGETSPNTTGETSPNTTGETSPNTTGETSPNTTGETSPNTTGETSPNTTGETSPNTTGETSPNTTGETSPNTTGETSPNTTGETSPNTTGETSPNTTGETSPNTTGETSPNTTGETSPNTTGETSPNTTGETSPNTTGETSPNTTGETSPNTTGETSPNTTGETSPNTTGETSPNTTGETSPNTTGETCQNTTGETSPNTTGETSPNTTGETSPNTTGETSPNTTGETSPNTTGETSPNTTGETSPNTSCRNWSVEATNKGACCSNAILNNFINSSWA encoded by the exons ATGAGTCCAAATACTACAGGTGAGATGAGTCCAAATACTACAGGTGAGATGTGTCCAAATACTACAGGTGAGATGAGTCCAAATACTACAGGTGAGATGAGTCCAAATACTACAGGTGAGATGAGTCCAAATACTACAGGTGAGATGAGTCCAAATACTACAGGTGAGATGAGTCCAAATACTACAGGTGAGATGAGTCCAAATACTACAGGTGAGATGAGTCCAAATACTACAGGTGAGATGAGTCCAAATACTACAGGTGAGATGAGTCCAAATACTACAGGTGAGACGAGTCCAAATACTACAGGTGAGACGAGTCCAAATACTACAGGTGAGACGAGTCCAAATACTACAGGTGAGACGAGTCCAAATACTACAGGTGAGACGAGTCCAAATACTACAG GTGAGACGAGTCCAAATACTACAGGTGAGACGAGTCCAAATACTACAGGTGAGACGAGTCCAAATACTACAGGTGAGACGAGTCCAAATACTACAGGTGAGACGAGTCCAAATACTACAGGTGAGACGAGTCCAAATACTACAGGTGAGACGAGTCCAAATACTACAGGTGAGACGAGTCCAAATACTACAGGTGAGACGAGTCCAAATACTACAGGTGAGACGAGTCCAAATACTACAGGTGAGACGAGTCCAAATACTACAGGTGAGACGAGTCCAAATACTACAGGTGAGACGAGTCCAAATACTACAGGTGAGACGAGTCCAAATACTACAGGTGAGACGAGTCCAAATACTACAG GTGAGACGAGTCCAAATACTACAGGTGAGACGAGTCCAAATACTACAGGTGAGACGAGTCCAAATACTACAG GTGAGACGTGTCAAAATACTACAGGTGAGACGAGTCCAAATACTACAGGTGAGACGAGTCCAAATACTACAGGTGAGACGAGTCCAAATACTACAGGTGAGACGAGTCCAAATACTACAG GTGAGACGAGTCCAAATACTACAGGTGAGACGAGTCCAAATACTACAGGTGAGACGAGTCCAAATACTAGCTGTAGGAACTGGTCTGTGGAAGCCACAAACAAAGGAGCCTGCTGTTCCAATGCTATTTTAAATAATTTCATAAACTCAAGTTGGGCTTGA
- the LOC127913451 gene encoding S-antigen protein-like isoform X7, translated as MSPNTTGEMSPNTTGEMCPNTTGEMSPNTTGEMSPNTTGEMSPNTTGEMSPNTTGEMSPNTTGEMSPNTTGEMSPNTTGEMSPNTTGEMSPNTTGETSPNTTGETSPNTTGETSPNTTGETSPNTTGETSPNTTGETSPNTTGETSPNTTGETSPNTTGETSPNTTGETSPNTTGETSPNTTGETSPNTTGETSPNTTGETSPNTTGETSPNTTGETSPNTTGETSPNTTGETSPNTTGETSPNTTGETSPNTTGETSPNTTGETSPNTTGETSPNTTGETSPNTTLETSPNTTLETSPNTTGETSPNTTGETSPNTTGETSPNTTGETSPNTTGETSPNTSCRNWSVEATNKGACCSNAILNNFINSSWA; from the exons ATGAGTCCAAATACTACAGGTGAGATGAGTCCAAATACTACAGGTGAGATGTGTCCAAATACTACAGGTGAGATGAGTCCAAATACTACAGGTGAGATGAGTCCAAATACTACAGGTGAGATGAGTCCAAATACTACAGGTGAGATGAGTCCAAATACTACAGGTGAGATGAGTCCAAATACTACAGGTGAGATGAGTCCAAATACTACAGGTGAGATGAGTCCAAATACTACAGGTGAGATGAGTCCAAATACTACAGGTGAGATGAGTCCAAATACTACAGGTGAGACGAGTCCAAATACTACAGGTGAGACGAGTCCAAATACTACAGGTGAGACGAGTCCAAATACTACAGGTGAGACGAGTCCAAATACTACAGGTGAGACGAGTCCAAATACTACAG GTGAGACGAGTCCAAATACTACAGGTGAGACGAGTCCAAATACTACAGGTGAGACGAGTCCAAATACTACAGGTGAGACGAGTCCAAATACTACAGGTGAGACGAGTCCAAATACTACAGGTGAGACGAGTCCAAATACTACAGGTGAGACGAGTCCAAATACTACAGGTGAGACGAGTCCAAATACTACAGGTGAGACGAGTCCAAATACTACAGGTGAGACGAGTCCAAATACTACAGGTGAGACGAGTCCAAATACTACAGGTGAGACGAGTCCAAATACTACAGGTGAGACGAGTCCAAATACTACAGGTGAGACGAGTCCAAATACTACAGGTGAGACGAGTCCAAATACTACAG GTGAGACGAGTCCAAATACTACAGGTGAGACGAGTCCAAATACTACAGGTGAGACGAGTCCAAATACTACAG GTGAGACGAGTCCAAATACTACATTGGAGACGAGTCCAAATACTACATTGGAGACGAGTCCAAATACTACAGGTGAGACGAGTCCAAATACTACAGGTGAGACGAGTCCAAATACTACAGGTGAGACGAGTCCAAATACTACAGGTGAGACGAGTCCAAATACTACAGGTGAGACGAGTCCAAATACTAGCTGTAGGAACTGGTCTGTGGAAGCCACAAACAAAGGAGCCTGCTGTTCCAATGCTATTTTAAATAATTTCATAAACTCAAGTTGGGCTTGA
- the LOC127913451 gene encoding S-antigen protein-like isoform X1 yields MSPNTTGEMSPNTTGEMCPNTTGEMSPNTTGEMSPNTTGEMSPNTTGEMSPNTTGEMSPNTTGEMSPNTTGEMSPNTTGEMSPNTTGEMSPNTTGETSPNTTGETSPNTTGETSPNTTGETSPNTTGETSPNTTGETSPNTTGETSPNTTGETSPNTTGETSPNTTGETSPNTTGETSPNTTGETSPNTTGETSPNTTGETSPNTTGETSPNTTGETSPNTTGETSPNTTGETSPNTTGETSPNTTGETSPNTTGETCQNTTGETSPNTTGETSPNTTGETSPNTTGETSPNTTGETSPNTTLETSPNTTLETSPNTTGETSPNTTGETSPNTTGETSPNTTGETSPNTTGETSPNTSCRNWSVEATNKGACCSNAILNNFINSSWA; encoded by the exons ATGAGTCCAAATACTACAGGTGAGATGAGTCCAAATACTACAGGTGAGATGTGTCCAAATACTACAGGTGAGATGAGTCCAAATACTACAGGTGAGATGAGTCCAAATACTACAGGTGAGATGAGTCCAAATACTACAGGTGAGATGAGTCCAAATACTACAGGTGAGATGAGTCCAAATACTACAGGTGAGATGAGTCCAAATACTACAGGTGAGATGAGTCCAAATACTACAGGTGAGATGAGTCCAAATACTACAGGTGAGATGAGTCCAAATACTACAGGTGAGACGAGTCCAAATACTACAGGTGAGACGAGTCCAAATACTACAGGTGAGACGAGTCCAAATACTACAGGTGAGACGAGTCCAAATACTACAGGTGAGACGAGTCCAAATACTACAG GTGAGACGAGTCCAAATACTACAGGTGAGACGAGTCCAAATACTACAGGTGAGACGAGTCCAAATACTACAGGTGAGACGAGTCCAAATACTACAGGTGAGACGAGTCCAAATACTACAGGTGAGACGAGTCCAAATACTACAGGTGAGACGAGTCCAAATACTACAGGTGAGACGAGTCCAAATACTACAGGTGAGACGAGTCCAAATACTACAGGTGAGACGAGTCCAAATACTACAGGTGAGACGAGTCCAAATACTACAGGTGAGACGAGTCCAAATACTACAGGTGAGACGAGTCCAAATACTACAGGTGAGACGAGTCCAAATACTACAGGTGAGACGAGTCCAAATACTACAG GTGAGACGTGTCAAAATACTACAGGTGAGACGAGTCCAAATACTACAGGTGAGACGAGTCCAAATACTACAGGTGAGACGAGTCCAAATACTACAGGTGAGACGAGTCCAAATACTACAGGTGAGACGAGTCCAAATACTACATTGGAGACGAGTCCAAATACTACATTGGAGACGAGTCCAAATACTACAGGTGAGACGAGTCCAAATACTACAGGTGAGACGAGTCCAAATACTACAGGTGAGACGAGTCCAAATACTACAGGTGAGACGAGTCCAAATACTACAGGTGAGACGAGTCCAAATACTAGCTGTAGGAACTGGTCTGTGGAAGCCACAAACAAAGGAGCCTGCTGTTCCAATGCTATTTTAAATAATTTCATAAACTCAAGTTGGGCTTGA
- the LOC127913451 gene encoding S-antigen protein-like isoform X8 encodes MSPNTTGEMSPNTTGEMCPNTTGEMSPNTTGEMSPNTTGEMSPNTTGEMSPNTTGEMSPNTTGEMSPNTTGEMSPNTTGEMSPNTTGEMSPNTTGETSPNTTGETSPNTTGETSPNTTGETSPNTTGETSPNTTGETSPNTTGETSPNTTGETSPNTTGETSPNTTGETSPNTTGETSPNTTGETSPNTTGETSPNTTGETSPNTTGETSPNTTGETSPNTTGETSPNTTGETCQNTTGETSPNTTGETSPNTTGETSPNTTGETSPNTTGETSPNTTLETSPNTTLETSPNTTGETSPNTTGETSPNTTGETSPNTTGETSPNTTGETSPNTSCRNWSVEATNKGACCSNAILNNFINSSWA; translated from the exons ATGAGTCCAAATACTACAGGTGAGATGAGTCCAAATACTACAGGTGAGATGTGTCCAAATACTACAGGTGAGATGAGTCCAAATACTACAGGTGAGATGAGTCCAAATACTACAGGTGAGATGAGTCCAAATACTACAGGTGAGATGAGTCCAAATACTACAGGTGAGATGAGTCCAAATACTACAGGTGAGATGAGTCCAAATACTACAGGTGAGATGAGTCCAAATACTACAGGTGAGATGAGTCCAAATACTACAGGTGAGATGAGTCCAAATACTACAGGTGAGACGAGTCCAAATACTACAGGTGAGACGAGTCCAAATACTACAGGTGAGACGAGTCCAAATACTACAGGTGAGACGAGTCCAAATACTACAGGTGAGACGAGTCCAAATACTACAG GTGAGACGAGTCCAAATACTACAGGTGAGACGAGTCCAAATACTACAGGTGAGACGAGTCCAAATACTACAGGTGAGACGAGTCCAAATACTACAGGTGAGACGAGTCCAAATACTACAGGTGAGACGAGTCCAAATACTACAGGTGAGACGAGTCCAAATACTACAGGTGAGACGAGTCCAAATACTACAGGTGAGACGAGTCCAAATACTACAGGTGAGACGAGTCCAAATACTACAGGTGAGACGAGTCCAAATACTACAGGTGAGACGAGTCCAAATACTACAG GTGAGACGTGTCAAAATACTACAGGTGAGACGAGTCCAAATACTACAGGTGAGACGAGTCCAAATACTACAGGTGAGACGAGTCCAAATACTACAGGTGAGACGAGTCCAAATACTACAGGTGAGACGAGTCCAAATACTACATTGGAGACGAGTCCAAATACTACATTGGAGACGAGTCCAAATACTACAGGTGAGACGAGTCCAAATACTACAGGTGAGACGAGTCCAAATACTACAGGTGAGACGAGTCCAAATACTACAGGTGAGACGAGTCCAAATACTACAGGTGAGACGAGTCCAAATACTAGCTGTAGGAACTGGTCTGTGGAAGCCACAAACAAAGGAGCCTGCTGTTCCAATGCTATTTTAAATAATTTCATAAACTCAAGTTGGGCTTGA
- the LOC127913451 gene encoding S-antigen protein-like isoform X4: MSPNTTGEMSPNTTGEMCPNTTGEMSPNTTGEMSPNTTGEMSPNTTGEMSPNTTGEMSPNTTGEMSPNTTGEMSPNTTGEMSPNTTGEMSPNTTGETSPNTTGETSPNTTGETSPNTTGETSPNTTGETSPNTTGETSPNTTGETSPNTTGETSPNTTGETSPNTTGETSPNTTGETSPNTTGETSPNTTGETSPNTTGETSPNTTGETSPNTTGETSPNTTGETSPNTTGETSPNTTGETSPNTTGETSPNTTGETSPNTTGETSPNTTGETSPNTTGETCQNTTGETSPNTTGETSPNTTGETSPNTTGETSPNTTGETSPNTTGETSPNTTGETSPNTTGETSPNTSCRNWSVEATNKGACCSNAILNNFINSSWA, translated from the exons ATGAGTCCAAATACTACAGGTGAGATGAGTCCAAATACTACAGGTGAGATGTGTCCAAATACTACAGGTGAGATGAGTCCAAATACTACAGGTGAGATGAGTCCAAATACTACAGGTGAGATGAGTCCAAATACTACAGGTGAGATGAGTCCAAATACTACAGGTGAGATGAGTCCAAATACTACAGGTGAGATGAGTCCAAATACTACAGGTGAGATGAGTCCAAATACTACAGGTGAGATGAGTCCAAATACTACAGGTGAGATGAGTCCAAATACTACAGGTGAGACGAGTCCAAATACTACAGGTGAGACGAGTCCAAATACTACAGGTGAGACGAGTCCAAATACTACAGGTGAGACGAGTCCAAATACTACAGGTGAGACGAGTCCAAATACTACAG GTGAGACGAGTCCAAATACTACAGGTGAGACGAGTCCAAATACTACAGGTGAGACGAGTCCAAATACTACAGGTGAGACGAGTCCAAATACTACAGGTGAGACGAGTCCAAATACTACAGGTGAGACGAGTCCAAATACTACAGGTGAGACGAGTCCAAATACTACAGGTGAGACGAGTCCAAATACTACAGGTGAGACGAGTCCAAATACTACAGGTGAGACGAGTCCAAATACTACAGGTGAGACGAGTCCAAATACTACAGGTGAGACGAGTCCAAATACTACAGGTGAGACGAGTCCAAATACTACAGGTGAGACGAGTCCAAATACTACAGGTGAGACGAGTCCAAATACTACAG GTGAGACGAGTCCAAATACTACAGGTGAGACGAGTCCAAATACTACAGGTGAGACGAGTCCAAATACTACAG GTGAGACGTGTCAAAATACTACAGGTGAGACGAGTCCAAATACTACAGGTGAGACGAGTCCAAATACTACAGGTGAGACGAGTCCAAATACTACAGGTGAGACGAGTCCAAATACTACAG GTGAGACGAGTCCAAATACTACAGGTGAGACGAGTCCAAATACTACAGGTGAGACGAGTCCAAATACTACAGGTGAGACGAGTCCAAATACTAGCTGTAGGAACTGGTCTGTGGAAGCCACAAACAAAGGAGCCTGCTGTTCCAATGCTATTTTAAATAATTTCATAAACTCAAGTTGGGCTTGA